The DNA sequence GCCATCTCAGCCACAAATCTGGAGATTCATTTGTCTTTCTTTAATATTCAAGCCAAATGTCAATTCAGTCCGCTTAAACCCTGATTTGAACGATTCTGAACCCTCTTTTTGCGCTCTTGATGTCTTTCACTCCAACTACAACGGCAAACCACCcttcaaaaaaagaaatctgGACCAAATCCTAAACTTTTTAATTCACAACCTCCTGAGCCTGACTGAGAGTCAACACAATTGAATCACCTTGGATAAGAGTGCTTCTAAAAATCCTCCGGAATATAGACACAAGTGCAGCATTCACTAATAATGACCATGGCATGTCACAAAGGAATGCTTCTTTCTCATAATCATCAACGCAAATTGACTCTTAATGGGCCCCATTGCCTGCATCACATCAAAGACTGGACAGATAGGGAGATTCACAATTTCGATAGCTATCTTTGCATTATTTGGGCAGGGCAATCATGTTATGGATATATAGCTCGAAGGTGACTTGCGTTTTGTTCTGTATCATCAGTAGCAGCCTCAAACCCGCCATAGGTTTGAGTGGTATTAAAAGACTCAACATGATCAACTGTAGGTGATCGAGCAGCCAATTCATCATTGAGCAGACCAATAAAAGCTTGGATATCGTTGCCGAGTGGCCTAAAATCATTAGATAAGTCATTAAAGTCATTAAGTATATTACTGATCTCCATGAAAACCCTCCCCCTTGCTTCTGTAGAGCGAACACAAGCTGCCACTAAAATTGGTTAGCCCGGATTGCTAATTTATGCATCCAATCACACTGTCTTCAGTTTCAAAATCATTCTTTAATTGCAGATTTTGCTTCCTTTTCGGGCTTAGAACTCATCAGTTGTAAGTCAGCAATATGAAATTGGATCTGGGAGCAAACCGTCACACAAACCTGGTTTTCCTTCCCAAACCAGTGGAGCTGCTCTTTCGACCTTTCTGTTTTTGGGATGCCATGCCTAACTGCCAGGAACAATAGTTGGAGGTTAGTAATTGACACTGAGCTTGGATCCCATTACACACTAGTCGGCAAACTGAATAGTGCGCTAAGCCTTGATAGTGGCCGCAGTTGCATTCACATTCTTAGGAACAACATCACTTCAGTATATCAGGCAACAAGACATGTGCTTGCCAGTGCTTGCAAATTATTTTGTGAAGTAGCAACTGGACTCCTAAGAAGAAAATTGCTTCTGTCCAAACCATTCCCCTGTTGCTTATTATGTAAAACATCATTAACCAAATTCTGACCAGCATGCCGGTTTTCTGGAAATGCAACATCATCCCAAGGTTGTTCAAAATTCGATCTCCAGATGAGACaagtcaaacttcttgtacagACTGTGCGTGGTCAAACTGGGCTTCAAGAAGTCAGCGGTTGTTGAGATTCCTTCAGGCCAATCCCTCCAACTATGATATTTTGGGATTTTAATTAGAAGCATCATAAAAACATCACCATGCATAGAATGCGTTTCCGTCATCTGCTGAATCTTCACTCCCACTATTTTCAATCAGTGAGTCTACTGAAATAGAGCATTTGTGTAGATTGTCATCCTCATACTCCTCCCAAAGAGCCATGATGATGGCTTGAACCTAATTAGCAGCATGTGCAGCGGCAAATAGACTGGACAGAGCTACCGCCATTCACGTCGAAGTTATCCTCCATCAAGGGTCCAGTCTGACCTGTCCCATTTTGAGCCATACGTATGCATTGGACTAGTGATGAAGTAATTTTCTATGGCTTTTGTCCTCATGAGCAAATGTTTGGATACTGGCAGGAATTCCCTCAAGTTCTGGAACAAAAGCAACTACAGGGAAACGGGTACCTTGGAAAGCTTTTTGAAATCTGGGCGAATCCGTGTATGAACTGTCCAAGTATTCTCTATTCATGCGGTGTTGTACAAAGAAGGTGTGCACATCTATCATTGTAGTCAGTTTTCGAAACATTACTGCTACTTGCATCGTTGTTAGAGTCGTGGAATGACAGCAGATTCACAAACTTCAATGTGTTCTCCTTCATCTAACCATGATAAAGAAGGAGCCTTAAATCAGCCACAAACATCCTATATTCTGCAAAAATGTGGTGAGATTCTGGGGCGTTGATATTCATCAATTATGACAGCTTcccattttgattttcatatttccATTCACTCCATCTTTGACATTGAAAATTGGGTATGTAATCTTTACAAGGGTAGTAGGTGACACATTGGCAAAATGGTCATAGTCAAGAAGGTGAGCTGCCACTTCTCTAAAACCTGTCCCCTCAACCCTCACTGAACGTTTCAGGCCTGATTGCCCAAAGGTTTTCCCCACCCAACTCTTTGGGTCATTTGGGAAAAAGGCTCCTCATCTGTTGGCTTCACAATGGTAGCATTCTCACCATTACAGTTTCTAAAATAGTATGAACTTCCAAACCCACTACAAACAGGAATTAGATCAATACCATTCTCTATTGCCTTCGCAATGTTCTTCACCAGTAACTTTGTTGGGGTGAAGGAATTCGAGCACCCCGATATCTCAATTGGACCACTCTTTCATCATCATTACTGACAATAGAGTTTGCATTAAGGCTAAATCTTCTACTCGAATCTGTTCCAATTCTGAGTTGTTGGGTTCAATTATTTCAGCCTACAGAGTCAGCCCAACTTCTTCAAGTTCTGGATTAATCTGTGAAGCCTTTTCGATTGTAAATCTCGAAAGCATCATGCGTAATCTACATTTCTGGAAGCTCTTGGGAATAATTTCTTCACTGAGCCTTTGCTGTTTCTTCTTCACTGATTTCAAAGTGATTCAATTTGAGGAGTCAGCTTAGCATGCTACATTGCCACTTCTCGGATAGGTGCTCCGCTTATTTCAATAGCAAGAATGTTTCTCAAACATTTTGGAAAGTCATAAAGAGATTTCTCATTAATCAACTCACTGTCCTCCATCAAAGTCATCGCATATGCAGCAACATGACTACCAAAGATACACTTACGGTGAACATCGGCTTCAATCCTCATGAATTATCATCGCTCTTTTAGCATAATCAGTGGGCCTTGAGATGAACTGCAGAAAATAAAGATCATCTGGCTGTTTTTCAGATTGATCAGCAATATCTTCTTGAAGCAAATCTCTGGAACACTTGATCCAAGAATCTGTATGTGGCCATGGAAGATCAGACCAGCGAGTTGAGGCTttcgattttattttatttttttatatgagatCAAAACTCTTCACAGAACCTGCACAGCCAGCTCTTTATAGTAGATCCGGAGAAAGAACTGGAACTGGTAAGAGTTCTGCCTTTAGGCACTCAAAGAGGGGATCAATGAAGTCCAGACCTGGAATGTAGTCCTTTGTAAGTCCTCTGGCTTGCCATTACCCTTTCTTCATTAATTCAGGTATAGAGTGTTTTATTTTGGATGACTTTGTGAGTCTCTCAGTGCTTCAAATAGCCATTAAGGGAAACAATATTCGAGGAATTTCACTCCTGGGAATACATCCAATCTTTTGAAATCCCCACCCCGCCAATCTGATTACAATGAAAACATCCtcaaaaaaatatgggaaatcTTGGTAAAGGATTGTCACTTGTTGTCTAACTCTGATCAAAAGTTTTCTCCGAAGCATGACCCTCATCCACAAACATGCTAATTAAGTTCTGATTAAACGACATGCATCCAGATTCTGTTTTGAACTCTGCCATCAATCTTTAACAGTTTTCTTTGTGGTCTGTTATAATGCAGTCAAATCTCCCAATCTGATAGTTCTTTACGAAAATATTGTGCAACTTTATACAGCCAATAATCTAACAGAATCTTGGTCATCCTATGTCAGATCCTCAAATGATGTCAGCCTTTGAATGAGCAGCTTCAACAGTAGCAGCAAACTTTCCCAGATTTGATGCAGCAGATCTCCATTATGTGAAGTTGAACCAGCTGAGTCACTTCAGCCTTCACGGAAAGAACTGTTGGGAACTTTGAGGTCAACATTCTGATGCTTCTTCCGGTATTGCCTCAAACTCCCGGAAGTGAGTAACTCTATAATCAAGTTAATAGTCTTGTTCGTATCATCAACCCAAGAGTTATAGAACTTGATGGTGTTATCGTGTTTCAGTGACATCAGCAGATGAACCTCTGAATATAATCTTTCCAGCTGTCGAGGGGACTGCAATAAATCCTCAACTTCCACTTGAATAATTCACCTTTAAGAAAAGAGCGGCAAGTTTGCCGCCCTAATCCAGCATCTGGGTGAGTTATATTGTGTTTGTTGGATGATCAAAGCTCTGCCACAGGCGGGTGGAATCATGACCTGCAAGCTCAAAGTTTCCAGTGTCCAGCATGGCTGCATAGGTGGCTCCAGTAGTGTTTAGATAGGCTTTTGATCAAATATAAACGGACCATGTAAACCTTCATAAATCTCTGAGaatgaacaaagaaaattgaTCCTAGATATGAACTTTAAGATTCACATCAAAGGCTTTGCAGCAGCTAGTGGAGTCTGAGGATGTCTTAAATCCACGTCATATGGAATTGGTGCAGGGAGTGGTCTATGAGTATTAGGAGGTGACATTCCGAGATTTGTATCAACCAACAACCTTGTAGAGAGCGTAGAGGTTGCTCGATGATTAGATGATGAGAATTCATGTTCTTCTGATGCTCGTAGGCCGAAACATCATGCTGGTATGCCACTGAATGGTAATGTCTTCTTGGCAGCCCCAAATTTTCTTCCTGGCTTCCCTTTGAAAATTGAAGGGAACGAGCCATCTTCAAATTTTCCTTCGAATGAGCATCAAGCACAATTGTGTAAGCGATAACATCAGGTTTAATTACTCTCTCCTTCATATCACTGAAAATATCACGGGCTTTTCACAAGCAATTCACCCTGCAATAACCATTTATCATCATTGTGTAGGTGATGATATCAGGAGTTATTCTTCTCTCAACCAACATATCAAACACCAATTGAGCCCTTTTCATATCTCTATCCCGACAAGAGGCACCTATGAGTTTACCATATCAATGAAGACGACCTCTgctccttttaattttatttcactacAGAACCCACGAATGACTACTGCATAAGCAAAGGCATCAATTGGCCACTTTGCTGCTCTTAATGCTCGGAGGGCTTCATAATCCAAATCCGACCTCTTAAGGGAACAAAACCTTTCAATATATGTACTGCACATGATGGCAGTAGGGTTCACTCCAACTTCTTCCATCCCCCTAAACGCATCAACAGCTTCTTCAAAATTACCCTTCCTACAAAGTGCCTTTATGAAAAGATCATAAGTATAATCGATTGGGTTCAAGCCCAACCTCTTCAAATGCCGATAAATTGCCACCGCCATATCAATCTTCCCATGTTCAATCAAACGATTCATCAAAAAATTGCAAGACACTATATGAGGAACAAACCCTTGTCTTTTTGTTTGAAACAGAGCATCAATGGCTTCATCAAACATACCAGCCCTAACATAAGCCTTAACCAACATATCAAGCACCAGAATCAACGCACTCGAATGCTCATCCTCAACTTTTGCCCTTATATGCAGCCTCCGTAGAACTAATTAGAATTGCTACTGAAGGGAAACGGCCCAGATTATTTTTCAGATTCTGACACATCCTCTGTGAGAGCTCTTAATGCAGGAAAAGagtatccttttttttttattttcagtttttaattcc is a window from the Vitis riparia cultivar Riparia Gloire de Montpellier isolate 1030 chromosome 9, EGFV_Vit.rip_1.0, whole genome shotgun sequence genome containing:
- the LOC117921857 gene encoding serine/threonine-protein kinase WNK2-like, producing the protein MAVAIYRHLKRLGLNPIDYTYDLFIKALCRKGNFEEAVDAFRGMEEVGVNPTAIMCSTYIERFCSLKRSDLDYEALRALRAAKWPIDAFAYAVVIRGFCSEIKLKGAEVVFIDMSPRQLERLYSEVHLLMSLKHDNTIKFYNSWVDDTNKTINLIIELLTSGSLRQYRKKHQNVDLKVPNSSFREG